From the genome of Bordetella sp. H567, one region includes:
- the ugpE gene encoding sn-glycerol-3-phosphate ABC transporter permease UgpE: MVERRPWLDILAHAILLCGVAVVAFPLYVTFVASTQTAQEVANAPMSLLPGSHFLSNYIQALFAGSGGGSSGAPVGRMLWVSLVMALAISIGKIIISLLSAFAVVYFRFRGRMFFFWMIFVTLMLPVEVRIAPTYKVVADLGLLNTYAGLTLPLIASATATFLFRQFFLTVPDELVEAARIDGAGPMRFFRDVLMPLSRTSIAALFVIQFIYGWNQYLWPLLITTQENMYPIVIGIKRMVSGGDSVTEWNITMATAMLAMIPPALVVILMQKWFVKGLVDTEK, from the coding sequence ATGGTTGAACGCCGTCCCTGGCTGGATATCCTGGCTCACGCCATACTGCTGTGTGGCGTGGCCGTGGTGGCCTTTCCGCTTTATGTGACCTTCGTCGCGTCCACGCAAACGGCGCAGGAAGTGGCCAACGCGCCGATGTCGCTGCTGCCCGGCTCGCACTTCCTCAGCAACTACATCCAGGCGCTGTTCGCCGGTTCGGGCGGGGGCTCCAGCGGCGCGCCGGTGGGCCGCATGCTGTGGGTGAGCCTGGTCATGGCCCTGGCCATCTCCATCGGCAAGATCATCATTTCGCTGCTGTCGGCCTTCGCGGTGGTGTATTTCCGCTTCCGCGGCCGCATGTTTTTCTTCTGGATGATCTTCGTCACGCTGATGCTCCCCGTGGAAGTGCGCATCGCGCCCACCTACAAGGTGGTGGCGGACCTGGGCCTGCTGAACACCTATGCCGGCCTGACGCTGCCGCTGATCGCCTCGGCCACCGCGACCTTCCTGTTCCGGCAGTTTTTCCTGACCGTGCCGGACGAATTGGTGGAAGCCGCGCGCATCGACGGCGCGGGCCCCATGCGCTTCTTTCGCGACGTATTGATGCCGCTGTCGCGCACCAGCATCGCGGCCCTGTTCGTGATCCAGTTCATCTACGGCTGGAACCAGTACCTGTGGCCCCTGCTGATCACCACGCAGGAAAACATGTACCCGATCGTGATCGGGATCAAGCGCATGGTCAGCGGCGGCGACAGCGTCACGGAATGGAATATCACCATGGCCACGGCCATGCTCGCGATGATCCCGCCCGCCCTGGTCGTGATCCTCATGCAGAAGTGGTTCGTCAAGGGCCTCGTGGACACCGAAAAATGA
- the ugpA gene encoding sn-glycerol-3-phosphate ABC transporter permease UgpA has protein sequence MEKRVVFGHKLLPYLLLLPQLAITVVFFFLPAGQAMWQSLHIEDPFGLSSSFAGLSNFADLFSQATYIDSFKVTAMFSILVAVVGLSVSLLLAVMADRVIRGAGLYKTLLIWPYAVAPAVVGVLWLFLFSPAVGILAVALTRMGVAWNPRLNGTEAMILVLIASVWKQISYNFLFFLAGLQSIPRSLIEAAAIDGARPARRFWTIVFPLLSPTTFFLLVVNVIYAFFDTFAVIDTTTQGGPGTSTAILVYKVYSDGFRGLDLGSSAAQSVVLMVIVVALTVMQFRYIDRKVQY, from the coding sequence ATGGAAAAACGCGTCGTCTTCGGCCACAAGCTCCTGCCCTATCTGCTGCTGCTGCCGCAGCTCGCCATCACGGTGGTGTTTTTCTTTCTGCCGGCCGGCCAGGCGATGTGGCAATCGCTGCACATCGAAGATCCGTTCGGCCTCTCTTCCTCGTTCGCCGGCCTGTCCAACTTCGCCGATCTTTTCAGCCAGGCGACGTATATCGACTCCTTCAAGGTCACGGCGATGTTCTCGATACTGGTCGCCGTCGTGGGCCTGTCCGTATCGCTGCTGCTGGCGGTCATGGCCGACCGCGTCATCCGCGGCGCGGGGCTGTACAAGACCCTGCTGATCTGGCCGTACGCCGTCGCGCCTGCCGTGGTCGGCGTGCTGTGGCTGTTCCTGTTTTCGCCCGCCGTGGGCATCCTGGCCGTGGCGCTGACCCGGATGGGCGTGGCCTGGAATCCGCGGCTGAACGGCACCGAGGCCATGATCCTGGTGTTGATCGCTTCCGTCTGGAAGCAGATTTCCTATAACTTCCTGTTTTTCCTGGCCGGACTGCAGTCGATCCCCCGTTCGCTCATCGAGGCGGCCGCCATCGACGGCGCCAGGCCGGCCCGCCGGTTCTGGACCATCGTGTTCCCTTTGCTGTCGCCCACTACCTTCTTCCTGCTGGTGGTCAACGTCATCTATGCCTTCTTCGACACCTTCGCGGTCATCGACACGACGACGCAGGGCGGACCCGGCACGTCGACGGCGATCCTGGTCTACAAGGTGTACAGCGATGGTTTCCGCGGGCTGGACCTGGGTTCCTCGGCGGCGCAATCGGTGGTGCTGATGGTCATCGTGGTGGCGCTCACCGTCATGCAATTCCGCTATATCGACCGCAAGGTCCAGTACTGA
- the ygfZ gene encoding CAF17-like 4Fe-4S cluster assembly/insertion protein YgfZ: MTDLSVPTSSSSDPRAYRADLPALRLVSASGADAIDFLHGQLTQDVQGLAGDNAALAGYCTAKGRLLATLVMWRPDAGAADAGSDAPRLRALVRADVVEPLLKRLRMFVLRAKVTLSVAAAQVAGVWTDGDPAALDAAAGGTLPRQAWHRAELSSGTWVAAPSGRGHRWWWIATDEQRQAAAGLANVLGPGNAETWQAADLAAGLPWVGVATQDLFIPQTVNLDLIGGVSFTKGCYPGQEVVARSHYRGTVKRRMAYGIVPGQPAAAIAAGSDIYDADKPNEPCGRVVDAAGDVDAAILFETTLDTLSAGHLRLGGADGPAIRTQPLPYALQ; the protein is encoded by the coding sequence ATGACCGATCTGTCCGTTCCTACTTCGAGCTCTTCCGACCCGCGCGCGTACCGCGCCGATCTGCCGGCGCTGCGCCTGGTATCCGCCAGCGGCGCGGACGCCATCGATTTCCTGCATGGGCAATTGACCCAGGACGTCCAGGGCCTGGCCGGCGACAACGCCGCCCTGGCGGGTTACTGCACCGCCAAGGGACGGCTGCTGGCCACGCTGGTCATGTGGCGCCCGGACGCCGGCGCGGCCGATGCGGGGAGCGATGCCCCGCGTCTGCGCGCCCTGGTGCGCGCGGATGTCGTGGAACCCCTACTCAAGCGCCTGCGCATGTTCGTCCTGCGGGCCAAGGTCACGCTGTCCGTCGCGGCGGCGCAGGTGGCCGGCGTCTGGACCGACGGCGATCCGGCCGCGCTGGACGCGGCCGCCGGCGGCACCCTGCCGCGCCAGGCATGGCACCGCGCCGAATTGTCCAGCGGCACGTGGGTCGCCGCCCCGTCGGGGCGCGGGCATCGCTGGTGGTGGATCGCCACGGACGAACAGCGCCAGGCCGCTGCCGGCCTGGCCAACGTGCTGGGCCCGGGCAATGCCGAGACCTGGCAGGCTGCCGACCTGGCCGCTGGCCTGCCTTGGGTGGGCGTGGCGACGCAGGATCTCTTCATCCCCCAGACCGTCAACCTGGACCTGATCGGCGGCGTCAGCTTCACCAAAGGCTGCTACCCCGGCCAGGAAGTCGTCGCGCGCAGCCATTACCGCGGCACGGTCAAGCGCAGGATGGCCTACGGAATCGTGCCGGGACAGCCCGCGGCCGCCATCGCGGCCGGCTCGGATATCTACGATGCGGACAAGCCGAACGAACCCTGTGGACGCGTGGTGGACGCCGCGGGGGACGTGGACGCGGCCATCCTGTTCGAGACGACCCTGGACACCCTGTCGGCCGGCCATCTGCGCCTGGGCGGCGCCGATGGTCCCGCCATACGCACCCAGCCCTTGCCATACGCCTTGCAATAG
- a CDS encoding TatD family hydrolase produces the protein MYVDSHCHLNFPELAQNLPDILDRMAANQVTHALVVSVAMPDWPGLMALVKPHRNLWASVGVHPDYEDTQDPSPEELVELSADPKVVAIGETGLDYYRLSEPLDWQRDRFRAHIRAARDAGLPLIIHTRSSAEDTLRILREEKAEEVGGVMHCFTESWDVAQAAMDLNFHISVSGIVTFKNAAVLHDVASRMPLERLLIETDSPYLAPVPYRGKVNDPSKVIHVAEKIADLKGLPVADVAAASTENFFSLFSKIER, from the coding sequence ATGTACGTCGATTCTCACTGCCATTTGAATTTTCCCGAGCTGGCGCAAAACCTGCCGGACATCCTGGACCGCATGGCGGCGAACCAGGTCACCCACGCCCTTGTGGTGAGCGTGGCCATGCCGGACTGGCCCGGGCTGATGGCGCTGGTCAAGCCGCACCGCAACCTCTGGGCGTCGGTGGGGGTACATCCGGATTACGAAGACACGCAGGACCCATCGCCCGAGGAACTGGTCGAACTCTCCGCCGATCCCAAAGTGGTGGCCATCGGCGAGACGGGGCTGGACTACTACCGCCTGAGCGAGCCCCTGGACTGGCAGCGCGATCGTTTCCGCGCGCATATCCGCGCCGCGCGCGATGCAGGGTTGCCGCTGATCATCCACACCCGTTCCTCCGCTGAGGACACCTTGCGGATCCTGCGCGAGGAAAAGGCGGAAGAGGTGGGCGGCGTCATGCACTGCTTCACGGAGTCCTGGGACGTGGCGCAGGCCGCCATGGATCTGAACTTCCATATTTCCGTGTCCGGCATCGTGACGTTCAAGAACGCCGCCGTGCTTCATGACGTGGCCTCCCGCATGCCGCTGGAGCGGCTGTTGATCGAGACCGATTCGCCGTACCTCGCGCCGGTGCCGTACCGCGGCAAGGTAAACGATCCGTCCAAGGTGATCCACGTGGCGGAAAAGATCGCTGACCTGAAGGGGCTGCCCGTGGCGGACGTCGCCGCCGCATCGACAGAGAATTTCTTCAGCTTATTCAGCAAGATAGAGCGATAA
- the ugpB gene encoding sn-glycerol-3-phosphate ABC transporter substrate-binding protein UgpB gives MRSHRLALVAASLLTAFAASSANAATEIQFWHSMEGALGDRVNEIVNDFNKQNPDYQIKAVYKGNYGESMNAGIAAFRAGNAPDILQVFEVGTATMMYAKGAIKPVQQMSEEAGDPINPKDFIGAVAGYYSSPQGKLVSMPFNSSTVVFYYNKDAFQKAGLDPEKPPKTWEDLAADTKKLKAAGMECGYTTSWPSWVQLETFSAWHNVAYATKDNGFGGLDARLAIDSPLHVRHLKFLASLAKDGEFMYGGRGDDPNALFISGKCAMITGSSGLRANIMKNAKFKFGTSTLPYYADVKGAPQNTIIGGASLWVFANKKPDVYKGVTKFFKYLSSPEVAAKWHQQTGYVPVTKAAYELTQKQGFYDQNPGTDVGVKQLNVETTAQSRGVRLGYLPQIREIEDATIEQIVSGKVDAQAGLKDAVKRGNDLLEKFEKSVK, from the coding sequence ATGCGCTCCCATCGCCTCGCGCTCGTCGCGGCGTCGCTGCTTACCGCTTTCGCCGCGTCATCGGCCAACGCGGCCACTGAAATCCAGTTCTGGCACTCCATGGAAGGCGCCCTGGGCGATCGCGTCAACGAGATCGTCAACGACTTCAACAAGCAGAACCCCGACTACCAGATCAAGGCCGTCTACAAGGGCAACTACGGCGAATCGATGAACGCCGGCATCGCCGCGTTCCGCGCCGGCAACGCCCCCGACATCCTGCAAGTCTTCGAAGTCGGCACCGCCACGATGATGTACGCCAAGGGCGCCATCAAGCCGGTGCAGCAGATGTCCGAGGAAGCCGGCGACCCCATCAATCCCAAGGACTTCATCGGCGCGGTCGCGGGCTATTACTCGTCGCCGCAGGGCAAGCTGGTATCCATGCCCTTCAACAGCTCGACGGTGGTGTTCTATTACAACAAGGACGCTTTCCAGAAAGCGGGCCTGGATCCCGAAAAACCGCCCAAGACCTGGGAAGACCTGGCGGCCGACACCAAGAAGCTGAAGGCGGCCGGCATGGAATGCGGCTACACCACCTCGTGGCCGTCGTGGGTGCAGTTGGAGACCTTCTCGGCCTGGCACAACGTGGCCTACGCCACCAAGGACAACGGCTTCGGCGGCCTGGACGCGCGCCTGGCCATCGATTCGCCGCTGCACGTGCGGCACCTGAAGTTCCTGGCCAGCCTGGCCAAGGACGGCGAATTCATGTACGGCGGCCGCGGCGACGATCCCAACGCCCTGTTCATTTCGGGCAAGTGCGCGATGATCACCGGCTCCAGCGGCCTGCGCGCCAACATCATGAAGAATGCCAAATTCAAGTTCGGCACCTCCACCCTGCCCTACTACGCGGATGTCAAGGGTGCCCCGCAGAACACCATCATCGGCGGCGCGTCCCTGTGGGTCTTCGCCAACAAGAAGCCCGACGTCTACAAGGGCGTGACGAAGTTCTTCAAGTACCTGTCCAGCCCCGAAGTGGCGGCCAAGTGGCACCAGCAGACCGGCTATGTGCCGGTGACCAAGGCGGCCTACGAACTGACGCAGAAGCAGGGTTTCTATGACCAGAACCCGGGCACCGACGTCGGTGTGAAGCAGCTGAACGTCGAGACCACCGCGCAGTCGCGCGGCGTGCGGCTGGGCTACCTGCCGCAGATCCGCGAGATCGAGGACGCCACGATCGAGCAGATCGTATCCGGCAAGGTCGACGCGCAAGCCGGCCTGAAGGACGCGGTCAAGCGGGGCAACGACCTCCTCGAGAAGTTCGAAAAAAGTGTAAAGTAG
- the holB gene encoding DNA polymerase III subunit delta', with translation MSLAQFLPWQTETARAWLAQRDRFAHAWLIHGLAGIGKLQFASAAAASLLCESPRQGLACGECAACVWVASGNHPDLRRIRPEAVALEEGAEAAAESEDADAAAGASTGAGAKRAPSKDIRVDQIRALESWFNTATHRGGWRVALLYPAQALNVISANALLKVLEEPPAHTIFLLVADAPDRLLPTLLSRCRRLPLATPGRQEALQWLAAQDVGDAASWLAAAGGAPLGALRLAQTEESACPAWLEQLAGPLSQGQSPDVGALADLLDKLPAVQWIDALQRFYVDLMLAGAGAPARYFPALGPAVARTAARADAAKMAEGARWLTRQRALAGHPLNAKLFAHAALQRVVLSCQA, from the coding sequence ATGAGCCTGGCGCAATTCCTGCCTTGGCAGACGGAAACCGCACGCGCCTGGCTGGCGCAGCGCGATCGTTTCGCCCATGCCTGGCTGATCCACGGCTTGGCCGGCATCGGCAAGCTGCAGTTCGCCTCGGCGGCGGCCGCCAGCCTGTTGTGCGAGTCTCCCCGGCAGGGGCTGGCCTGCGGGGAGTGCGCCGCCTGTGTCTGGGTGGCCAGCGGCAACCATCCCGATCTGCGGCGCATCCGGCCGGAGGCCGTCGCACTGGAAGAGGGGGCCGAAGCCGCGGCGGAATCGGAAGACGCCGACGCGGCGGCCGGCGCCTCGACCGGGGCGGGCGCCAAGCGGGCGCCGTCCAAGGATATCCGGGTCGATCAGATCCGCGCGCTGGAGTCCTGGTTCAACACCGCGACGCATCGCGGCGGCTGGCGGGTGGCGCTGCTGTATCCGGCCCAGGCCTTGAACGTGATCTCGGCGAACGCCTTGCTGAAGGTCCTGGAGGAGCCGCCCGCGCATACGATTTTCCTGCTGGTGGCCGACGCGCCGGACCGCCTGCTGCCCACCTTGCTGTCACGCTGCCGGCGCCTGCCCCTGGCCACGCCGGGGCGGCAGGAGGCGCTGCAATGGCTGGCGGCGCAGGATGTCGGCGATGCCGCGTCCTGGCTGGCGGCCGCGGGCGGCGCGCCCCTGGGCGCGTTGCGGCTGGCGCAGACGGAGGAAAGCGCGTGCCCCGCATGGCTGGAACAGCTGGCCGGACCGCTGTCGCAGGGCCAGTCGCCCGACGTCGGGGCCTTGGCCGATCTGCTGGACAAGCTGCCCGCCGTGCAGTGGATCGATGCGCTGCAGCGTTTCTACGTGGACCTGATGCTGGCCGGCGCCGGCGCGCCGGCCCGTTATTTCCCCGCGCTGGGGCCCGCGGTGGCCCGCACGGCCGCGCGCGCCGACGCGGCGAAAATGGCGGAGGGCGCGCGCTGGCTGACGCGCCAGCGCGCCTTGGCCGGCCACCCGTTGAACGCCAAGTTGTTTGCCCATGCCGCGCTGCAGCGCGTGGTGCTATCCTGCCAGGCCTAG
- the proC gene encoding pyrroline-5-carboxylate reductase: MDKNLHIAFIGGGNMASALGAGMAGKICPPENFHVIDINAASHAAWTARGATAATAPDDRLALCNVWFYAVKPQFMREAVAASRGWLREGTLVVSVAAGIRGDVLAGWLGDGAPWPKLVRCMPNTPALVGEGVTGMLALPGVSAAERQLAEAMLASVGKVVWVRDDAAIDAVTALSGSGPAYVFRFIEALIEGGLKVGLDAQQARELALATLSGATRLARESDDPPAVLRERVTSKGGTTAAALKVFEDADFMGLVARAMQAAAQRSRELADEFGKA, from the coding sequence ATGGACAAGAACCTGCATATCGCCTTTATCGGCGGCGGAAATATGGCATCCGCCCTGGGCGCCGGCATGGCCGGCAAGATCTGCCCGCCGGAAAACTTCCACGTCATCGACATCAATGCGGCCTCGCATGCGGCCTGGACGGCACGCGGCGCCACGGCGGCCACGGCGCCGGACGACCGGCTCGCCCTATGCAATGTGTGGTTCTACGCCGTCAAGCCGCAGTTCATGCGAGAGGCGGTGGCGGCCTCGCGCGGCTGGCTGCGCGAAGGCACCCTCGTGGTGAGCGTGGCCGCCGGCATCCGCGGCGATGTGCTGGCCGGCTGGCTGGGCGACGGCGCGCCGTGGCCCAAGCTGGTGCGGTGCATGCCCAATACCCCCGCCCTGGTGGGCGAGGGCGTGACCGGGATGCTGGCGCTGCCGGGCGTCAGCGCCGCGGAGCGCCAGTTGGCCGAAGCCATGCTGGCCTCGGTGGGCAAGGTGGTGTGGGTGCGCGACGATGCCGCCATCGATGCGGTCACCGCCCTGTCCGGCAGCGGCCCGGCCTATGTATTCCGGTTCATCGAAGCCCTGATCGAGGGCGGACTGAAGGTGGGCCTGGATGCCCAACAGGCGCGCGAGTTGGCGCTGGCGACGCTCTCCGGCGCCACGCGATTGGCACGGGAATCCGACGACCCGCCCGCGGTGCTGCGCGAACGGGTGACCTCCAAGGGCGGCACTACCGCCGCGGCGCTGAAGGTCTTCGAGGACGCCGATTTCATGGGGCTGGTCGCCCGCGCAATGCAGGCCGCCGCGCAGCGTTCGCGCGAGCTGGCGGACGAATTCGGCAAGGCTTGA
- the tmk gene encoding dTMP kinase — protein sequence MTIRGTFITLEGVDGAGKSTHTDWIAETLRGHGARVVTTREPGGTALGERLRELVLHEPMGLDTETLVMFAARCEHVRQVIEPALARGDWVVCDRFTDATYAYQGGGRQLGIERVAVLEDWVHPGLQPDRTWLFDVPLEVARARLADARTPDRFESEGAAFFQRTRDVYLARAGQYPSRIRVVDGGRDIPAIRAQLEAEIRALVDASR from the coding sequence ATGACGATACGGGGCACATTCATCACGCTGGAAGGTGTGGACGGCGCGGGCAAAAGCACGCACACGGATTGGATCGCCGAAACGCTGCGCGGCCATGGCGCGCGCGTGGTCACCACGCGGGAGCCGGGCGGCACCGCCCTGGGCGAGCGCCTGCGCGAGCTGGTCCTGCACGAACCCATGGGCCTGGATACGGAAACCCTGGTCATGTTCGCGGCGCGCTGCGAACACGTACGCCAGGTCATCGAACCCGCCCTGGCGCGCGGCGACTGGGTGGTCTGCGACCGTTTCACCGACGCCACCTATGCCTACCAGGGCGGCGGCCGCCAACTGGGCATCGAACGCGTGGCCGTGCTGGAGGACTGGGTGCATCCCGGGCTGCAGCCGGATCGCACCTGGCTGTTCGACGTGCCGCTGGAAGTCGCGCGCGCGCGGCTGGCCGATGCTCGCACCCCCGACCGCTTCGAAAGCGAAGGCGCCGCCTTCTTCCAGCGTACGCGCGACGTGTACCTGGCAAGGGCAGGGCAATATCCCTCGCGCATCCGGGTGGTCGATGGGGGCCGCGATATCCCGGCGATACGCGCGCAGCTGGAAGCCGAAATCCGCGCCTTGGTGGACGCATCGCGATGA
- the mltG gene encoding endolytic transglycosylase MltG, with protein sequence MKKRSALTFFLAFLLVLVLAAAAACGGAWYWMHHTLRLPAERVDFVVDPGSSPRAVARTLNAAGVPLWEDGFVWMARLSERDKLIKAGGYQAIQGDTPWRLLERLARGDMSQRQITFVEGWTYKQIRQALRENPDIKQTLGDVDDAELLRRLGSSAPSMEGLIFPDTYVFTPGSTDFDLLRRGYQEGQRILARIWAERDPDLPVATPYDALILASIIEKETGDTADRARVAGVFINRLRDGMPLQTDPTVIYGMGDTFQGRIRRRDLQADTPWNTYTRAGLPPTPIASPGRAALLAAVRPAHHNYLYFVSRGNGTSEFSATLSDHNRNVSRYILGKDRAP encoded by the coding sequence ATGAAGAAGCGCTCCGCCTTAACCTTCTTTCTCGCATTCCTGCTCGTCCTTGTGCTTGCCGCGGCCGCCGCTTGCGGCGGCGCCTGGTACTGGATGCACCATACGCTGCGCCTGCCGGCCGAACGTGTCGACTTCGTCGTCGATCCGGGCAGCAGTCCGCGCGCCGTGGCCCGTACCCTGAACGCCGCGGGCGTGCCTCTTTGGGAAGACGGTTTCGTCTGGATGGCACGGCTCAGCGAGCGAGACAAGCTTATCAAGGCCGGCGGCTACCAGGCCATCCAGGGCGACACCCCATGGCGGCTGCTGGAGCGCCTCGCGCGCGGCGACATGAGCCAGCGCCAGATCACCTTCGTCGAAGGCTGGACCTACAAGCAGATCCGCCAGGCGCTGCGCGAGAACCCCGATATCAAGCAGACGCTGGGCGATGTCGACGATGCGGAACTGCTGCGCCGGCTGGGCTCGAGTGCCCCCAGCATGGAGGGATTGATTTTTCCGGACACCTACGTCTTCACGCCCGGCAGCACGGATTTCGACCTGCTGCGCCGCGGCTACCAGGAAGGACAGCGCATCCTGGCGCGCATCTGGGCGGAGCGCGACCCCGACTTGCCCGTGGCCACGCCCTATGACGCGCTCATCCTGGCGTCCATCATCGAAAAGGAAACCGGGGATACGGCCGATCGCGCGCGTGTGGCCGGCGTCTTCATCAACCGGTTGCGCGACGGCATGCCGCTGCAGACCGACCCCACCGTGATCTACGGCATGGGCGATACCTTCCAGGGTCGCATCCGCCGCCGCGACCTGCAGGCCGACACGCCGTGGAACACCTATACCCGGGCAGGCCTGCCGCCCACGCCCATCGCCAGCCCGGGACGGGCGGCGCTGCTGGCCGCCGTGCGGCCGGCGCATCACAATTACCTGTATTTCGTCTCGCGGGGCAACGGCACCAGCGAGTTTTCCGCGACGCTGTCGGATCACAATCGCAACGTATCGCGCTACATACTGGGCAAGGACCGCGCGCCATGA
- a CDS encoding sn-glycerol-3-phosphate import ATP-binding protein UgpC, with protein MATLSFRNVKKTYAGDIPVIHGIDVDIADGEFVVIVGPSGCGKSTLMRMVAGLETITSGQIEIDGRVVNELEPAERDIAMVFQNYALYPHMSVFQNMAYGLKIRKMSKDEIRRRVEAAAQILELGHLLERRPRQLSGGQRQRVAMGRAIVREPKVFLFDEPLSNLDAKLRVAMRLELLKLHRRLGTTSLYVTHDQVEAMTLAHRMIVMNKGVPEQIGTPMEVFERPASTFVAGFIGSPPMNLISVNVQGDGTLKTAAGVDLAIKPTDVPPTVRGRGAVLGLRPEHMVLNAPGMRVEIEMVETLGSEQLVHGRCGDADLVVRCTTRQLQEATIRPGDQMNVGPDGRHPLHWFDQDSGKRIQGT; from the coding sequence ATGGCTACCCTGAGCTTTCGCAACGTCAAGAAAACCTACGCCGGCGACATTCCCGTCATCCACGGCATCGACGTCGATATCGCCGACGGCGAATTCGTCGTGATCGTGGGGCCTTCGGGCTGCGGCAAATCCACGCTGATGCGCATGGTGGCCGGCCTGGAAACCATCACCAGCGGCCAGATCGAGATCGACGGCCGGGTGGTGAACGAGCTGGAGCCTGCCGAGCGCGATATCGCGATGGTGTTCCAGAACTACGCCCTGTATCCGCACATGAGCGTATTCCAGAACATGGCGTACGGGCTGAAGATCCGCAAGATGTCCAAGGACGAGATCCGTCGCCGCGTCGAAGCCGCCGCGCAGATCCTCGAACTGGGCCACCTGCTGGAACGGCGGCCGCGCCAGCTGTCCGGCGGCCAGCGCCAGCGCGTGGCCATGGGCCGCGCCATCGTGCGCGAACCCAAGGTGTTCCTGTTCGACGAACCGCTGTCCAATCTGGATGCCAAGCTGCGCGTGGCCATGCGCCTGGAACTGCTGAAGCTGCACCGCCGGCTGGGGACCACCAGCCTGTACGTGACGCACGACCAGGTCGAGGCCATGACCCTGGCGCACCGGATGATCGTGATGAACAAGGGCGTCCCGGAGCAGATCGGCACGCCGATGGAAGTCTTCGAGCGGCCGGCGTCCACCTTCGTGGCCGGCTTCATCGGCTCGCCGCCCATGAACCTGATTTCCGTGAATGTGCAGGGGGACGGAACGCTGAAGACCGCCGCCGGCGTCGACCTGGCGATCAAGCCCACCGACGTCCCGCCCACCGTGCGCGGGCGCGGCGCGGTGCTGGGGCTGCGCCCGGAACACATGGTGCTGAACGCGCCGGGCATGCGCGTGGAAATCGAAATGGTGGAAACACTGGGCTCGGAGCAGCTGGTACACGGCCGCTGCGGGGACGCCGACCTGGTCGTCCGCTGCACCACGCGCCAGCTGCAGGAAGCGACCATCCGGCCCGGCGACCAGATGAACGTCGGGCCCGATGGGCGCCATCCCTTGCATTGGTTCGACCAGGATAGCGGCAAGCGCATCCAGGGCACCTAG